A part of Helicobacter fennelliae genomic DNA contains:
- a CDS encoding pyridoxal-phosphate-dependent aminotransferase family protein, translating to MLLFTPGPTPVPESLRQAMALPTIHHRTKEFEAIFAKAREELKALLGLPEVLMLASSGSGAMEAGVLSLCKSKLLSINCGKFGERWGKIAKAHKIPNTEITHQWDTPANVDEVLEALKSDSQIDAVAIQICESAGGLRHPVENIAKAIKSFNPNIIVIADAITAMGVEPIDTTHIDALIGGSQKAFMLPPGMSIIGLSQYAIDIIEERNVGLYFNLATELKNQRKNTTAWTAPTTIIIGLVAFFDLVAKNGGIQNLYVHTKKLSIATQSALESLGLRIYPKEKALAMTTIYDEANAANIRSTLKTFDVNVAAGQDHLKEKIFRINHMGIIPIYEATWVVNAVELSLDVLHIRAFDGSANKVFLDSYYKS from the coding sequence ATGCTACTTTTCACACCCGGACCAACACCCGTTCCAGAATCCTTGCGACAAGCAATGGCTCTGCCAACCATACATCACAGGACAAAAGAATTTGAAGCGATTTTTGCAAAAGCACGAGAGGAGCTAAAAGCACTTTTAGGATTGCCTGAAGTGCTTATGCTTGCAAGTAGCGGAAGTGGTGCTATGGAGGCAGGCGTTCTAAGTTTATGCAAATCCAAGCTTTTAAGCATAAATTGCGGTAAATTTGGCGAGCGATGGGGCAAAATTGCCAAAGCGCATAAGATTCCAAACACAGAAATCACACATCAATGGGATACTCCAGCAAATGTAGATGAGGTGCTTGAAGCCCTAAAAAGCGATTCTCAAATCGATGCAGTAGCTATCCAGATATGCGAATCTGCCGGTGGATTGCGCCACCCAGTCGAAAACATAGCAAAAGCTATCAAATCCTTTAACCCAAATATCATAGTCATCGCTGATGCGATCACTGCAATGGGTGTTGAGCCTATCGATACAACGCACATCGACGCGCTCATTGGCGGAAGCCAAAAAGCCTTTATGCTGCCTCCGGGAATGAGTATCATCGGGCTTTCACAATATGCCATAGACATCATAGAAGAGCGCAATGTAGGGCTGTATTTTAATCTTGCTACCGAGCTTAAAAATCAGCGCAAAAACACAACCGCTTGGACTGCACCGACAACCATTATCATCGGACTTGTGGCGTTTTTTGATCTTGTAGCCAAAAATGGCGGAATCCAAAATCTCTACGTACACACAAAAAAGCTCTCTATTGCCACACAAAGCGCGTTAGAATCTTTAGGGCTTCGTATTTACCCCAAAGAAAAAGCCCTTGCGATGACGACAATCTATGATGAAGCAAATGCTGCAAACATACGAAGCACGCTCAAAACATTTGATGTGAATGTCGCCGCCGGTCAAGATCATCTCAAAGAAAAAATCTTTCGTATCAATCACATGGGAATCATTCCAATTTATGAGGCTACGTGGGTTGTCAATGCGGTAGAGCTAAGCCTTGATGTGCTTCATATCAGGGCATTTGATGGCAGTGCCAATAAAGTATTTTTGGATTCTTATTACAAAAGCTAA
- a CDS encoding MiaB/RimO family radical SAM methylthiotransferase: MSESSQQTNPKLHLISLGCTKNLVDSEVMLGRLQEYELTPHIAQADIIIINTCGFIQSAKQESIQTILNAAKQKSKNAILVVSGCLSERYQKELEEQMPEIDILIGVRDYDKIDTFLAQKGFAFATSAHTTKTKNTPAHISTNLSTNANNDRKAQGAHILQSLQPPNPQNLKTPPNSTTPQNLKSLQNPQSPISRNIAIKNFSTTNSSATNSTTKNFSTNNKVFLATESDKRVITGSSIHAYIKLSEGCNQSCSFCSIPSFKGKLQSRSIESILKEIELLSAQGFRDFSFIAQDSSSYLRDFGLKDGLSALIKAIDSQNIAKNARIHYLYPSTTSPKLIESIIDSPIIQNYFDMPIQHISDSMLKRMKRGGGKKDILQLIALMKQAPNAFLRSTFIIGHPGESEREFEELCDFVREGLFHQLNLFAFSSEEGTLADMMEDKIPAKTTNARLNTLNKILKAQNKSQNTALKGQILEVILEGKSAISEFFYSARDRKWGVEIDGEILINDTHISNLTPGFYQAQITDYKQNLLFGTILKSL; the protein is encoded by the coding sequence ATGTCAGAATCTAGCCAGCAAACAAACCCAAAACTTCATCTCATCTCGCTTGGTTGCACCAAAAATCTTGTCGATAGCGAGGTAATGCTTGGCAGACTACAAGAATACGAGCTCACCCCGCACATCGCGCAGGCTGATATTATCATCATCAATACCTGCGGATTTATCCAATCTGCCAAACAAGAAAGTATCCAAACAATCCTCAATGCCGCAAAGCAAAAAAGCAAAAATGCGATTTTGGTTGTGAGCGGGTGCTTGAGTGAACGTTACCAAAAAGAGCTTGAGGAGCAAATGCCAGAGATTGATATTTTAATCGGCGTGCGAGATTATGACAAAATCGATACATTTCTCGCCCAAAAGGGCTTTGCTTTTGCCACTTCTGCGCACACTACCAAAACCAAAAATACCCCCGCACATATTTCTACAAATCTATCTACAAACGCTAATAACGACAGAAAAGCACAAGGAGCGCATATTTTGCAATCCTTGCAACCGCCAAACCCACAGAATCTAAAAACTCCGCCAAACTCAACAACCCCGCAGAATCTAAAATCCTTGCAGAATCCACAAAGCCCTATATCACGCAACATTGCAATCAAAAATTTTTCTACCACAAACTCCTCTGCCACAAACTCCACTACTAAAAATTTCTCGACAAATAACAAAGTCTTTCTTGCCACAGAATCTGACAAAAGAGTCATCACAGGCTCATCTATCCACGCATATATCAAGCTCTCTGAAGGTTGCAATCAATCCTGCTCTTTTTGCTCGATTCCAAGCTTTAAGGGCAAACTCCAATCAAGAAGCATAGAATCTATCCTCAAAGAAATCGAACTCTTAAGCGCGCAAGGATTTAGAGACTTTAGCTTTATCGCGCAAGATTCTAGCTCGTATTTGCGCGACTTTGGGCTCAAAGATGGCTTAAGTGCGCTCATCAAAGCCATAGATTCTCAAAACATCGCCAAAAATGCCAGAATCCACTACCTCTACCCAAGCACCACATCGCCCAAACTCATAGAGTCTATCATAGATTCTCCTATTATCCAAAATTACTTCGATATGCCAATCCAGCACATTTCAGATTCTATGCTTAAACGTATGAAGAGAGGTGGCGGCAAAAAAGATATTTTGCAGCTTATCGCGCTTATGAAGCAAGCCCCAAACGCGTTTTTGCGAAGCACATTTATCATCGGACACCCGGGCGAGAGTGAGCGCGAATTTGAGGAATTATGCGATTTTGTCCGCGAGGGGTTGTTTCATCAGCTTAATCTTTTTGCGTTCTCCTCTGAAGAAGGCACACTTGCTGACATGATGGAAGACAAAATCCCTGCCAAAACCACAAATGCCCGCCTAAACACACTCAATAAGATTCTCAAAGCCCAAAACAAAAGCCAAAACACCGCGCTTAAAGGGCAGATTCTAGAGGTTATACTTGAGGGCAAATCAGCAATTAGTGAGTTTTTTTACAGCGCGCGCGATAGAAAATGGGGCGTAGAAATTGATGGCGAAATCCTCATTAATGACACGCATATCTCAAATCTCACACCCGGATTCTACCAAGCACAAATCACAGATTATAAGCAGAATCTGCTCTTTGGCACGATTCTAAAATCCCTATAA
- a CDS encoding Gfo/Idh/MocA family protein gives MKVAIIGYGYWGRNVLLAVLKSDFFELACVFDEDYSQIQAAKQIYDFQEYSSFEAILKDRTIEAVMIITPPQTHFSLAKQALEAHKHTFVEKPLSTSLQECQILYDLAHQQHCILHCDHIFLYSPAVQWLKAHLQDFGEIIYLQARRINLGLFQTNVDVIWDLAIHDLAILDYLFGLEIISHHTLRTHYRHFCALADIHLELKNPNANQNTNNTHINANINVSWLSPIKVRELIIGGEKKTAIYDETKKDKITLFDCGIVISEEFEKDNLYKKMVQYYLGDITYPSLDSRAPLENSIQKFQDQITTDSIDIALQNHTLRVIKGLEIISY, from the coding sequence ATGAAAGTTGCAATCATTGGGTATGGGTATTGGGGACGCAATGTCCTTTTAGCTGTGCTAAAGAGTGATTTTTTTGAGCTTGCGTGCGTATTTGATGAGGATTATTCACAAATCCAAGCCGCAAAGCAAATATATGACTTTCAAGAATACAGCTCATTTGAGGCTATACTCAAAGATAGGACGATTGAAGCGGTAATGATTATCACGCCTCCGCAAACCCACTTCAGCCTCGCCAAGCAAGCCCTTGAAGCGCACAAACATACTTTTGTAGAAAAGCCCCTCTCCACAAGCCTGCAAGAATGTCAGATTCTGTATGATTTAGCTCATCAGCAGCACTGCATTTTGCATTGCGATCATATTTTTTTGTATAGCCCAGCGGTGCAATGGCTCAAAGCACATTTGCAGGATTTTGGCGAGATTATTTACTTGCAAGCAAGACGCATTAATCTTGGGTTATTTCAGACAAATGTCGATGTGATTTGGGATTTGGCGATTCATGATTTGGCGATTTTGGATTATTTATTTGGGCTTGAGATCATCTCACATCACACTTTACGTACGCATTATCGGCATTTTTGTGCGCTTGCTGATATTCACTTAGAGCTCAAAAATCCAAACGCCAATCAAAACACAAATAACACTCACATAAACGCCAATATCAATGTCTCGTGGCTCTCTCCGATCAAAGTGCGCGAGCTTATCATCGGGGGTGAGAAAAAAACAGCCATTTATGATGAAACCAAAAAAGACAAAATCACGCTTTTTGATTGCGGGATTGTGATTTCTGAAGAGTTTGAAAAAGACAATCTTTATAAAAAAATGGTGCAATACTACTTAGGCGACATTACCTATCCAAGCCTAGATTCTCGTGCGCCATTAGAAAACTCTATACAAAAATTCCAAGACCAAATCACAACAGATTCCATAGATATAGCCTTACAAAATCATACATTGCGCGTGATAAAAGGGCTAGAGATTATCTCATATTGA
- a CDS encoding phosphatase PAP2 family protein translates to MNTKSTKNRSKVCLFLSLFAVLFFGAKVMLASEGAQITESNKLSESSTSQNATHNILQNIFSSHIFNPQDNANYLRKFGDTAQFLPALSIGYTLLIKDFVGLKQQIIATVAVVATTYVIKYAFHGLASVNTNLATISKRPNGESYEGFPSGHTSAAFSAAGFLQKRYGLKLGLPAIAISSLVGFSRVEAERHTTLQVICGALLGFCLSFFLTSAKPKNRPHNRKNHKLDSRTQIIECAVLALLFI, encoded by the coding sequence ATGAATACTAAAAGCACAAAAAACAGAAGCAAAGTGTGTTTATTTTTATCATTATTTGCTGTATTGTTTTTTGGAGCAAAAGTTATGCTTGCATCTGAAGGCGCGCAAATAACAGAATCTAATAAACTATCAGAATCTAGCACATCACAAAATGCTACACATAATATCTTACAAAACATCTTTAGCTCTCACATCTTTAATCCTCAAGACAATGCAAATTATCTACGAAAATTTGGAGACACAGCGCAATTTCTGCCCGCTCTTAGCATAGGATATACTTTGCTTATTAAGGATTTTGTCGGGCTCAAGCAGCAAATCATCGCAACCGTAGCCGTTGTGGCTACAACTTATGTGATTAAATACGCATTTCATGGACTTGCTTCTGTCAATACAAATCTAGCCACTATCAGCAAACGACCAAATGGCGAAAGCTATGAGGGCTTTCCTAGCGGGCATACTTCAGCGGCGTTTTCAGCGGCAGGGTTTTTGCAGAAGCGATATGGCTTGAAGCTTGGCTTGCCAGCTATTGCGATTTCAAGTTTGGTTGGATTCTCAAGGGTTGAAGCAGAAAGGCATACGACATTGCAAGTGATATGTGGCGCACTGCTTGGATTTTGTTTGAGCTTTTTTCTCACAAGCGCAAAACCCAAAAATCGCCCACATAATCGTAAAAATCACAAACTAGATTCTCGCACGCAAATCATAGAATGCGCTGTTTTGGCATTATTATTTATCTAA
- a CDS encoding heavy metal translocating P-type ATPase: MQCSHCHLEYDRQELKHIKQNGQDLYFCCAGCESVYHILSDSGFEGFYERLGSTTLSPPKSPSSLDSHQQDFSYLNHQEFLDKNTKKIQNNYEVSLIIEGIHCAACIWLNENILGAQKGIKKVHINYTNNKAKILFDPQIIPLSRIFELIESIGYSAHIYDPSLQERQINKQKRSFFISFVVGVFCTMNIMWIAVAQYAGYFSGMSQDMKDVLNLISCLLATPVLFFTGRVFFVSAYYGLKHGFIGMDFLVAFGASLTFIYSLYAAISRSGETYFESVAMIILFVFSGKFLEMRAKSAAGDSLDGLHCIMPSLVSVESSGKLIQKDVKLIKKDEIIRIKPGEMLACDGILLDDYALLDMKSLSGESMPIKKEKNQEVLSGSIALESGFRYKVSKPYESSIMCHIINLLEESLHHKPYIQNLANSLSQTFSRSVLFIVLCAFIGWYLYDRDFEHALIIAISVVVISCPCALALATPIASVVGIAKAYKNALLFKEARFLESIAKAKVVFLDKTGTLTKGKPKLYKQITLKSFDENLLYNFLSYSTHPISKALLQTLSTNAKLPITNFSQINSKGICAQFKNQGHCQELIGGSIEFLKERRILHDENLPKDLQDFDMSVFGYAIDSELVALFFFEDELKDGAKEFITYLKRHNKTPIILSGDRYEVVANLAKELEIATFYANLLPEQKSNLITEQQKSGEQNVMIGDGLNDILALQQANVGISMGAGSDVAIACSDVVILDDSLKNVQKMFEISLTTYKRIKQNIALSIVYNALMIPLALAGFIIPLIAALSMSLSSLLVVGNSMRK, from the coding sequence ATGCAATGCTCACACTGCCATTTAGAATATGACCGCCAAGAGCTAAAACACATCAAGCAAAACGGGCAGGATTTGTATTTTTGCTGTGCGGGCTGTGAGAGTGTGTATCATATCCTTTCAGATAGTGGGTTTGAGGGGTTTTATGAGCGATTAGGAAGCACGACTCTTTCGCCTCCAAAATCGCCAAGCTCACTAGATTCTCATCAGCAAGATTTCTCCTATCTCAATCACCAAGAATTCCTTGATAAAAACACCAAAAAAATCCAAAACAATTATGAAGTAAGCCTCATCATAGAAGGGATTCATTGTGCGGCTTGTATATGGCTCAATGAAAATATCTTAGGCGCGCAAAAAGGTATAAAAAAAGTGCATATCAACTACACAAATAATAAAGCAAAAATCCTTTTTGATCCACAAATAATTCCGCTCTCACGCATTTTTGAACTGATAGAATCTATCGGTTATAGCGCGCATATTTATGATCCAAGCCTGCAAGAGAGACAAATAAACAAGCAAAAACGAAGCTTTTTTATTTCGTTTGTTGTTGGCGTATTTTGCACGATGAATATTATGTGGATTGCTGTGGCGCAGTATGCGGGGTATTTTTCAGGTATGAGTCAAGATATGAAAGATGTGCTTAATCTCATCTCATGCCTCCTTGCTACACCTGTGCTGTTTTTTACTGGAAGGGTGTTTTTTGTCAGCGCGTATTATGGGCTAAAGCATGGTTTTATCGGTATGGATTTTTTGGTCGCATTTGGGGCGAGCTTAACTTTTATATACTCTTTGTATGCGGCGATTTCTCGAAGTGGCGAGACTTATTTTGAATCAGTGGCGATGATAATTTTATTTGTCTTTAGTGGTAAATTTTTAGAAATGCGCGCCAAAAGTGCCGCGGGGGATAGCTTAGATGGATTGCATTGTATTATGCCATCACTTGTGAGCGTAGAATCTAGTGGCAAACTTATCCAAAAAGATGTCAAACTCATCAAAAAAGATGAGATTATCCGCATAAAGCCCGGCGAAATGCTTGCATGTGATGGAATCTTGCTTGATGATTATGCCTTGCTTGATATGAAATCTTTGAGCGGAGAATCTATGCCGATAAAAAAAGAAAAAAATCAAGAAGTGCTCTCTGGAAGTATCGCGCTTGAGAGTGGATTTCGGTATAAGGTCTCAAAGCCTTATGAAAGCTCTATAATGTGCCATATTATAAATCTCTTAGAAGAGAGCCTTCATCACAAACCCTATATCCAGAATCTCGCAAACTCGCTCTCTCAAACTTTTTCACGAAGCGTGCTTTTTATCGTTTTGTGCGCCTTTATAGGCTGGTATCTGTATGATAGGGATTTTGAGCACGCGCTTATTATTGCCATTTCAGTAGTTGTCATCTCTTGTCCATGTGCGCTTGCTCTTGCCACGCCCATTGCAAGTGTGGTTGGCATTGCCAAAGCATACAAAAACGCTCTGCTTTTCAAAGAAGCGCGATTTCTAGAATCCATAGCCAAAGCCAAAGTGGTATTTCTAGACAAAACAGGCACACTCACAAAAGGCAAACCAAAGCTTTATAAACAAATCACGCTCAAATCCTTTGATGAGAATCTTTTGTATAATTTCCTCTCTTATTCCACACACCCGATCTCAAAAGCACTTTTGCAGACGCTTAGTACCAATGCCAAACTTCCAATCACAAACTTTAGTCAGATAAATTCCAAAGGCATTTGCGCTCAATTCAAAAATCAAGGGCATTGCCAAGAGCTTATCGGAGGCAGTATAGAATTTCTCAAAGAAAGGCGGATTTTGCATGATGAAAATCTCCCAAAAGACTTGCAAGACTTTGATATGAGCGTATTTGGATATGCGATTGATAGTGAGCTAGTGGCGTTGTTTTTCTTTGAAGATGAGCTAAAAGATGGTGCAAAAGAGTTCATAACCTATCTCAAACGCCACAACAAAACCCCAATAATCCTTAGTGGCGATCGATACGAAGTGGTGGCAAATCTTGCCAAAGAGCTTGAGATTGCGACTTTTTATGCTAACCTTTTGCCCGAGCAAAAATCTAACCTTATCACAGAGCAGCAAAAAAGCGGAGAGCAAAATGTGATGATTGGCGATGGGCTCAATGATATTTTAGCATTACAGCAAGCAAATGTCGGAATCTCAATGGGCGCAGGAAGTGATGTGGCAATCGCTTGCTCTGATGTCGTGATCCTTGATGATAGCCTAAAGAACGTGCAAAAAATGTTTGAAATCTCTTTGACAACTTATAAGAGAATCAAGCAAAATATCGCCCTAAGCATTGTGTATAACGCGCTTATGATTCCTTTGGCGTTGGCAGGATTTATCATTCCGCTTATCGCTGCACTTAGTATGAGTCTCTCCTCGCTTCTTGTCGTGGGCAATTCTATGCGTAAATAA
- the gpmI gene encoding 2,3-bisphosphoglycerate-independent phosphoglycerate mutase → MSQKCVLVITDGIGFKPDSPYNAFFNAKKPTYDWLFKHIPYSLIHTYGESVGLPCGQMGNSEVGHMSIGSGRVLYQDLVRISLSIKNKELDSHPLLENLAKKSNNIHLLGLMSDGGVHSHIEHFLALAQIFADKQKQVFLHLITDGRDVLPTSAPTYLESVQNLCARSNGKIRIATICGRYYAMDRDRRWDRIQEAYMLLAFGKPASQLTPLEYIQHSYKDNITDEFIKPASFGFGGFDENDGLVMTNFRSDRAREIIQALGDEGFSEFEHPKRFKHIVTMCEYDERFSYSILFEKQKPKNTLSEIISLNGKTQSHIAETEKYAHVTFFFNGGVEEPFINESRVLIPSPKVKTYDLQPEMSAKEVGDSVLTAMKKGDDFIVVNFANGDMVGHTGNLEAAIKAVEAVDRELGRIFALAKELHYAVVLTSDHGNCEEMKNEKGEVLTNHSVGDVWCFVMADGVKSIQSGALNNIAPSVLKIMGLEIPKEMDRALF, encoded by the coding sequence ATGAGTCAAAAATGTGTTTTGGTGATAACAGATGGCATAGGATTCAAGCCAGATTCTCCTTATAATGCGTTTTTTAACGCCAAAAAGCCTACTTATGATTGGCTATTTAAGCATATTCCATATAGTCTTATCCATACCTATGGAGAGAGCGTGGGGCTTCCTTGCGGGCAAATGGGAAACTCTGAAGTCGGGCATATGAGTATCGGCTCAGGGCGGGTACTTTATCAGGATTTGGTGCGTATTTCGCTTAGCATTAAAAATAAAGAGTTAGATTCTCACCCCTTGCTTGAGAATCTAGCCAAAAAAAGCAATAATATTCATCTTTTGGGGCTTATGAGCGATGGTGGCGTGCATTCGCATATCGAGCATTTTTTGGCACTCGCACAGATTTTTGCAGACAAGCAAAAGCAGGTGTTTTTGCACCTCATCACCGATGGGCGAGATGTGTTGCCTACTTCTGCGCCGACATATCTAGAATCCGTGCAAAACCTCTGCGCGCGCTCAAATGGCAAGATACGCATCGCAACTATTTGCGGAAGGTATTATGCTATGGATAGGGATAGGCGTTGGGATCGAATCCAAGAAGCTTATATGCTTTTGGCTTTTGGGAAGCCAGCCTCGCAACTTACGCCATTAGAATACATACAGCATTCATACAAAGACAATATCACTGATGAGTTTATTAAGCCTGCGAGTTTTGGCTTTGGTGGATTTGATGAAAACGACGGGCTTGTTATGACAAATTTTCGCTCTGATCGAGCAAGGGAGATTATCCAAGCTTTGGGAGATGAGGGATTTAGCGAGTTTGAGCATCCTAAACGATTTAAGCATATTGTTACAATGTGTGAATATGATGAGCGATTTTCATATTCGATATTATTTGAGAAGCAAAAGCCCAAAAATACGCTCTCAGAGATAATCTCGCTCAATGGCAAAACCCAAAGCCATATCGCTGAAACAGAAAAATACGCCCATGTAACATTTTTTTTCAATGGCGGAGTTGAGGAGCCATTTATCAATGAAAGCAGGGTGCTGATACCCTCGCCAAAAGTCAAGACTTATGATTTGCAGCCAGAGATGAGCGCAAAAGAGGTCGGCGATAGTGTTTTGACTGCTATGAAAAAGGGCGATGACTTTATCGTTGTAAATTTTGCTAATGGCGATATGGTCGGGCATACAGGGAATCTTGAGGCGGCTATCAAAGCTGTGGAAGCTGTAGATAGAGAGCTAGGCAGAATCTTTGCGCTTGCCAAGGAGCTTCATTATGCTGTGGTTTTGACAAGCGATCATGGAAACTGCGAAGAGATGAAAAATGAAAAAGGTGAGGTATTGACAAACCATTCTGTCGGCGATGTGTGGTGCTTTGTAATGGCTGATGGCGTGAAATCTATCCAAAGTGGCGCGCTAAATAATATTGCACCAAGTGTGCTTAAAATCATGGGGTTAGAGATTCCAAAAGAAATGGATAGGGCGTTGTTTTAG
- the hemE gene encoding uroporphyrinogen decarboxylase, with protein MIFVDAALRKQTPYTPIWLMRQAGRYLSEYKATRAKAGSFLDLCQNVALATEVTLQPVEILDVDAAILFSDILVVPLAMGLPLEFVAGEGPKFLDTTRDFQSINALKINAYKDLDYVYDSLFSIRAKLAKDKALIGFCGSPWTLATYMIEGEGSKTYHQSKKILYSDPALLHTLLDKITQELKGYLKSQIKAGADAVQIFDSWGGALEMSAYMDFSWKYMLEIAKDIKSQYPHIPVMLFPKGVGAYLEEISFCSGAEFDVFGVDWGVSMQRAKQILGDRYVLQGNLEPARLYNANAMEDGVDEILRIMGNQAGHIFNLGHGMIPDLPRENAILLVKMIKEKTKR; from the coding sequence ATGATCTTTGTTGATGCGGCATTACGAAAACAAACCCCCTATACGCCTATTTGGCTTATGCGTCAGGCAGGACGATATTTGAGCGAATACAAAGCTACAAGAGCAAAAGCTGGAAGCTTTTTGGATCTTTGTCAAAATGTCGCCTTGGCGACAGAAGTAACGCTCCAACCCGTAGAAATTCTTGATGTTGATGCGGCGATTTTGTTTAGCGATATTTTGGTTGTTCCATTGGCAATGGGGCTTCCATTGGAATTTGTCGCAGGAGAAGGACCGAAATTTTTAGACACGACAAGAGATTTTCAAAGTATCAATGCACTAAAAATCAATGCTTATAAAGATTTGGATTATGTGTATGATAGCCTATTTAGCATTAGAGCAAAGCTTGCCAAAGATAAGGCATTGATAGGATTCTGCGGCTCTCCTTGGACTTTGGCGACATATATGATAGAGGGCGAGGGAAGCAAAACCTATCATCAAAGCAAAAAAATCCTCTATTCTGATCCTGCATTGCTTCATACTTTGCTTGATAAAATCACCCAAGAGCTCAAAGGCTACCTCAAATCTCAAATCAAAGCCGGCGCGGACGCAGTGCAGATATTTGACTCATGGGGTGGGGCTTTAGAGATGAGCGCGTATATGGATTTTAGTTGGAAATATATGCTAGAAATCGCCAAAGACATAAAATCTCAATACCCACACATTCCTGTAATGCTCTTTCCAAAGGGTGTTGGGGCGTATTTGGAGGAGATTAGCTTTTGTAGTGGGGCAGAATTTGATGTGTTTGGCGTGGATTGGGGTGTGAGTATGCAACGAGCAAAGCAGATTCTAGGCGATAGATATGTGCTTCAAGGCAATCTTGAGCCAGCAAGGCTCTATAATGCCAACGCAATGGAAGATGGTGTAGATGAGATTCTTAGGATTATGGGTAATCAAGCAGGGCATATTTTTAATTTAGGGCATGGAATGATTCCGGATTTGCCACGAGAAAATGCGATTTTGCTTGTCAAAATGATCAAAGAAAAAACAAAGCGATAA